In the genome of Euleptes europaea isolate rEulEur1 chromosome 7, rEulEur1.hap1, whole genome shotgun sequence, one region contains:
- the RCE1 gene encoding CAAX prenyl protease 2 isoform X2, with translation MGFRLEGILPAMLLPLLLTMVLFLGPLIQLSMDCPWDLVDGLKVAFDPHFWVLCLTDMRWLRNQVIAPLTEELVFRACMLPMLVPCTGLGPAIFTCPLFFGVAHFHHVIEQLRFRQGSTASIFLSAVFQFSYTAVFGAYTAFIFIRTGHLVGPVLCHSFCNYVGFPAVGAALEHPQRLLVVFFYLLGVVLFLLLLHPMTDPAFFGHLPICSLSRWTSAANSISSLSLCS, from the exons ATGGGCTTCCGGCTTGAGGGCATATTACCAGCCATGCTGCTGCCTTTGCTACTAACCATG GTCTTATTTCTTGGGCCCCTCATCCAGCTGTCTATGGATTGCCCTTGGGACCTGGTGGATGGTTTAAAGGTTGCATTTG acccccacTTCTGGGTGCTCTGTCTGACCGACATGCGCTGGCTCCGCAACCAGGTCATCGCGCCACTCACGGAAGAGCTGGTATTCCGCGCCTGCATGCTGCCCATGCTCGTCCCCTGCACAGGATTGGGACCTGCCATCTTCACCTGCCCACTCTTCTTTGGGGTTG CTCACTTTCACCATGTGATTGAGCAGCTGCGGTTTCGCCAGGGAAGTACAGCCAGCATCTTCCTCTCAGCAG TGTTCCAGTTCTCCTACACAGCTGTTTTTGGAGCCTACACAGCCTTCATCTTCATCAGGACAG gGCACCTTGTTGGGCCTGTCCTCTGCCATTCTTTCTGCAACTACGTTGGATTCCCCGCTGTGGGCGCAGCACTGGAGCACCCACAGCGCCTCCTGGTGGTGTTCTTCTATTTGTTGGGTGtggtcctcttcctcctcctcctgcacccCATGACGGACCCGGCCTTCTTTGGACACCTGCCCATCTGCTCCCTGTCCAGGTggacctctgctgccaacagtatCAGCAGCTTATCCCTCTGTTCTTGA
- the RCE1 gene encoding CAAX prenyl protease 2 isoform X1, with product MSEAAAAAGPGGSSSGLCWASLLSCLSLACSYVGSLYVWKSHLPRDHPAVIRRRFTSVLIVSCLSPVFIWVWKEVTGVKPGTSLLALMGFRLEGILPAMLLPLLLTMVLFLGPLIQLSMDCPWDLVDGLKVAFDPHFWVLCLTDMRWLRNQVIAPLTEELVFRACMLPMLVPCTGLGPAIFTCPLFFGVAHFHHVIEQLRFRQGSTASIFLSAVFQFSYTAVFGAYTAFIFIRTGHLVGPVLCHSFCNYVGFPAVGAALEHPQRLLVVFFYLLGVVLFLLLLHPMTDPAFFGHLPICSLSRWTSAANSISSLSLCS from the exons ATgtcggaggcggcggcggcggctgggccGGGAGGGTCGAGCTCGGGACTCTGCTGGGCCTCGCTGCTGTCCTGCTTGAGCCTGGCCTGCTCCTACGTCGGGAGCCTCTATGTCTGGAAGAGCCACCTGCCCAG GGACCACCCTGCCGTCATCAGACGCCGTTTCACAAGCGTCCTCATTGTGTCCTGCCTGTCACCAGTCTTCATCTGGGTCTGGAAAGAGGTGACAGGTGTTAAG CCAGGTACATCCCTTCTTGCTCTGATGGGCTTCCGGCTTGAGGGCATATTACCAGCCATGCTGCTGCCTTTGCTACTAACCATG GTCTTATTTCTTGGGCCCCTCATCCAGCTGTCTATGGATTGCCCTTGGGACCTGGTGGATGGTTTAAAGGTTGCATTTG acccccacTTCTGGGTGCTCTGTCTGACCGACATGCGCTGGCTCCGCAACCAGGTCATCGCGCCACTCACGGAAGAGCTGGTATTCCGCGCCTGCATGCTGCCCATGCTCGTCCCCTGCACAGGATTGGGACCTGCCATCTTCACCTGCCCACTCTTCTTTGGGGTTG CTCACTTTCACCATGTGATTGAGCAGCTGCGGTTTCGCCAGGGAAGTACAGCCAGCATCTTCCTCTCAGCAG TGTTCCAGTTCTCCTACACAGCTGTTTTTGGAGCCTACACAGCCTTCATCTTCATCAGGACAG gGCACCTTGTTGGGCCTGTCCTCTGCCATTCTTTCTGCAACTACGTTGGATTCCCCGCTGTGGGCGCAGCACTGGAGCACCCACAGCGCCTCCTGGTGGTGTTCTTCTATTTGTTGGGTGtggtcctcttcctcctcctcctgcacccCATGACGGACCCGGCCTTCTTTGGACACCTGCCCATCTGCTCCCTGTCCAGGTggacctctgctgccaacagtatCAGCAGCTTATCCCTCTGTTCTTGA